One bacterium genomic window carries:
- the rpoD gene encoding RNA polymerase sigma factor RpoD, with protein MDDKNVKKKIKQIITYGKASGYITYAKLNEMLPEEVISAQDLENFILMLAQSGVEVVNSEEEYKQIKELRDKTRSKDDEVETPAGIHYDDPVRMYLHEIGKIPLLDREREIEIAKKIEECQYDILNLAFTAPFNMKDFMHLAKKFQKHELAMEELVQTDIDGWMPNYSSNRERQKIIQLLKRIQKEYTQIEYLLTLKNQEKALPKVVQHRQKIAVSLLALRLNPELLIGMVKKIHQADHQMKKQKHIQDRALHQSGLSYEEMKSTLSAYKAGKKPKPEIKAKMKVNKEKLSAFREEYDHAAKELDRIGQEFKMDPKLAMELSLNIRQKQKARDGAKKEMVESNVRLVISTAKRYINRGLEFLDLIQEGNSGLMRAVEKFDYRKGYKFSTYATWWIRQAITRAIADQARTIRVPVHMIEAINKVSKASRKLVQDYGREPTSEEIAEHMEMPFEKVRAIIKVAQEPISLDKPIGDDEDAVFGDFIEDVSAKSPARTANFLMLRDQIEKVLSTLTKREEHIVRLRFGLNDGCPRTLEEVGTMFNVTRERVRQIEVKALRKLRHPSRSKRLEGFSDVL; from the coding sequence ATGGACGACAAGAACGTCAAGAAAAAGATCAAGCAGATCATCACCTACGGCAAAGCCTCGGGCTACATTACCTATGCCAAGCTCAACGAAATGCTGCCCGAAGAGGTGATCTCGGCCCAGGACCTGGAGAACTTCATCCTGATGCTGGCCCAGAGCGGGGTGGAGGTGGTGAACTCCGAGGAGGAATATAAGCAGATCAAGGAACTGCGGGACAAGACCCGTTCCAAGGACGACGAGGTGGAGACCCCGGCCGGCATCCATTACGACGACCCGGTGCGGATGTACCTTCACGAGATCGGCAAGATCCCCCTGCTGGACCGGGAACGGGAGATCGAGATCGCCAAGAAGATCGAGGAGTGCCAGTACGACATCCTTAACCTGGCCTTTACCGCCCCCTTCAACATGAAGGATTTCATGCACCTGGCCAAGAAGTTCCAGAAGCACGAGCTGGCCATGGAGGAACTGGTCCAGACCGACATCGACGGCTGGATGCCCAACTACTCCTCCAACCGGGAGCGCCAGAAGATCATCCAGCTTTTAAAACGGATCCAGAAGGAATACACCCAGATAGAATACCTGCTGACCCTTAAGAACCAGGAAAAGGCCCTGCCCAAGGTGGTCCAGCACCGGCAGAAGATAGCGGTCAGCCTGCTGGCCTTAAGGCTGAACCCCGAACTGCTGATCGGCATGGTCAAGAAGATCCACCAGGCCGACCACCAAATGAAGAAGCAAAAGCATATCCAGGACCGGGCCCTCCACCAGTCGGGTTTGAGCTACGAGGAGATGAAGTCCACCCTGTCGGCCTACAAGGCCGGGAAAAAACCCAAGCCCGAGATCAAGGCCAAAATGAAGGTCAACAAGGAAAAGCTGTCCGCCTTTAGGGAAGAGTACGACCATGCCGCCAAGGAGCTGGACCGGATAGGACAGGAATTCAAGATGGACCCCAAGCTGGCCATGGAGCTTTCCCTGAACATCCGCCAGAAGCAGAAGGCCCGGGACGGGGCCAAGAAGGAAATGGTGGAATCCAACGTCCGGCTGGTGATCTCTACCGCCAAGCGCTACATCAACCGGGGGCTGGAGTTTTTGGACCTGATCCAGGAGGGCAATTCCGGCCTGATGCGGGCGGTGGAAAAGTTCGACTACCGCAAGGGATACAAGTTCTCCACCTACGCCACCTGGTGGATCCGCCAGGCCATCACCCGGGCCATCGCCGACCAGGCCCGCACCATCCGGGTGCCGGTGCATATGATCGAGGCCATCAACAAGGTCTCCAAGGCTTCGCGCAAGCTGGTCCAGGACTACGGCCGCGAGCCCACCAGCGAGGAGATCGCCGAGCACATGGAGATGCCGTTCGAGAAGGTCCGGGCCATCATCAAGGTGGCCCAGGAGCCCATCAGCCTGGACAAGCCCATCGGCGACGACGAGGACGCGGTGTTCGGGGACTTCATCGAGGACGTCTCGGCCAAGAGCCCGGCCCGCACCGCCAACTTTTTGATGCTGCGGGACCAGATTGAAAAGGTCCTCTCCACCCTGACCAAGCGCGAGGAGCACATTGTCCGCCTGCGCTTCGGCCTGAACGACGGCTGTCCCAGGACATTGGAGGAAGTGGGCACCATGTTCAACGTCACCCGGGAGCGGGTCCGGCAGATAGAGGTCAAGGCTTTGAGGAAACTGCGCCACCCGTCCAGAAGCAAAAGGCTGGAAGGGTTCTCCGACGTATTGTAG